GCCTTTGTCCAAATTAATCTTTCAAAGTGGGGAGAGGTGGGCGCACCAGCAAGACCGGCTTAGTAGAACCCTCAACAATTCTGGAGGCAACGCTGCCGTAGGCCCACTTGGTTATGCCTGAAAAGCCATGGGTTGTCAGGGCTATCAGGCTAACTGATTTGTCTTCAGTATATTGGAGTATGGTCTCAACTGGTTTCCCTTGCAGCAATGCCGCATTAACCTTTATACCTTTGTCTGACACAGCAGCTTTCTTTTTGTCTAAATAGCGCTCAGCTTCCCTCTCCAACTTAGCCATGTAGTCTTTCTCGTATTTCTCCCGGTCTCTATAAGCGGCTAGTTGAGGAAGCTTCACCGGCTCGATGACCCTGAGAAGGTCTATTTCACAGCCCATCGCTTTGGCTAACTTCTCTACGTAAGGTATGATAGCATCGGATAATTGCGAGCCGTCGAGTGTTACCAGAATCTTCCTTAGCTCCTTGCCGACAGGTGCCTTTTTGGGGTAGCTCGACCTCACCAGAAATACCGGTATATTTGACCTTTGCACCACTTTGCTGGCGATACTTCCCAGTGGCCAGTGGCTGATACCGGTGCGACCGTGAGTGGAGATTACAATTAAACTGACATCGTATTTCTCGGCAAAATTTATTATCGAGGCGGCAGGCTCACCCTCGATACATAGTGACCGC
This is a stretch of genomic DNA from Chloroflexota bacterium. It encodes these proteins:
- a CDS encoding universal stress protein produces the protein MYKKILVPLDGSELAEQAIPYVESLARKLNSEVVLITVCLPGDPLERALTEYIERRAEKIQSLGMKTRSLCIEGEPAASIINFAEKYDVSLIVISTHGRTGISHWPLGSIASKVVQRSNIPVFLVRSSYPKKAPVGKELRKILVTLDGSQLSDAIIPYVEKLAKAMGCEIDLLRVIEPVKLPQLAAYRDREKYEKDYMAKLEREAERYLDKKKAAVSDKGIKVNAALLQGKPVETILQYTEDKSVSLIALTTHGFSGITKWAYGSVASRIVEGSTKPVLLVRPPLPTLKD